GGCGGAGTCGGCCAGCCAGTCCGCGTCCTGAAGGGCCGTCCGCCAGCCGGTCAGCTCGATCGCGGCGGCGTCGTGGCGGGCGCCGGGGACCGGGTCGGAGACGGCGATCAGGCCGCCCTCGAGGTCGCAGGCGACCTGGACGGACAGGCACTGGCGGTGGTGTTTGCCGGAGTAGTTGGACCGGCCGGTCGCTTTCCGGTTCCCGGTCGGGGTGTGGGTGCCGTCGACGACGAGGGGCCTGGTGGCGGCCGCCTCCGCGAGCGGGATGCCGGTGAACGACAGGGCCAGGTCGATGAGCGGCTCGAGCTTGGCCTTGATCTGGGAGACGGTCGGCTGGGAGACGCCGAACAAGGCGCCGGCGAGCCGCTGGGTG
The Bifidobacteriaceae bacterium DNA segment above includes these coding regions:
- a CDS encoding transposase family protein, whose translation is MDLEYTTGLPEHQFEELLGRVREIMDQKGMATAPPVTGRPWALDLRGQLRLTLALLRSNTTQRLAGALFGVSQPTVSQIKAKLEPLIDLALSFTGIPLAEAAATRPLVVDGTHTPTGNRKATGRSNYSGKHHRQCLSVQVACDLEGGLIAVSDPVPGARHDAAAIELTGWRTALQDADWLADSA